The Prosthecobacter sp. SYSU 5D2 genome has a window encoding:
- a CDS encoding transposase has translation MPRSLRIQYPGAYYHVMARGNRREAIFHDDDDRCFFLHTLGQACEMTGWRVHAWVLMGNHYHLFIQTPEANLVAGMSWLQNTLTRRYNVRHHQWGRLFGDRYKAVVVEGEDRYHYQTLMDYIHLNPVRARLVRPGSGQSVLDYPWSSLAGGHALPPKRRPKWLDTEAALKAFELPDNTSGHRRMVERLDERAVKESLKNCGVPHLPEEVDARCSHLRRGWYWGSQAFAEKLRQWVDGVLKGEKAPKSRAYKHSPQSRAHGLEKAEVYVKEGLAASGLDEKDLATLKGSDIRKVALARLVWKKTTATQEWIARKLHMSSATNVSQQIRRLEKAGKKGRLPETLTVFIKSHDPS, from the coding sequence ATGCCGCGCAGCCTCCGCATCCAGTATCCCGGTGCTTATTATCATGTGATGGCGCGGGGCAACCGCAGGGAAGCCATCTTCCATGATGACGATGACCGGTGCTTCTTCCTCCACACCCTTGGCCAGGCTTGTGAGATGACGGGCTGGCGGGTGCATGCCTGGGTGCTCATGGGCAATCATTACCACCTTTTCATCCAAACGCCCGAGGCCAATCTCGTCGCTGGCATGTCCTGGTTGCAAAACACCCTGACCCGCCGTTACAACGTGCGCCACCATCAGTGGGGCCGCCTGTTTGGCGACCGTTACAAGGCTGTGGTGGTGGAAGGCGAGGACCGTTACCATTACCAGACGCTGATGGACTACATCCACCTCAATCCCGTGCGCGCCCGCCTGGTGCGGCCCGGCAGCGGTCAGAGTGTGCTGGACTACCCGTGGAGCAGTCTCGCCGGCGGTCATGCCCTGCCGCCGAAGCGCCGTCCCAAATGGCTGGACACTGAAGCGGCCCTGAAAGCCTTTGAGCTTCCCGACAACACCTCCGGGCACCGCCGGATGGTGGAAAGGCTGGACGAACGCGCGGTCAAAGAATCGCTAAAAAACTGTGGCGTGCCACACTTGCCCGAAGAGGTGGATGCGCGGTGCAGCCACCTGCGGCGCGGCTGGTATTGGGGAAGCCAGGCCTTTGCCGAAAAACTGCGGCAATGGGTGGACGGGGTTCTCAAGGGAGAGAAAGCACCCAAATCCCGCGCCTATAAGCATAGCCCACAGTCCAGGGCACACGGCCTGGAGAAAGCGGAAGTCTATGTGAAAGAGGGCTTGGCCGCCTCCGGACTCGATGAAAAAGACCTCGCTACCCTCAAAGGCTCAGACATCCGGAAGGTGGCGCTGGCGAGGCTGGTGTGGAAGAAGACGACAGCGACCCAGGAATGGATCGCCAGGAAGCTGCACATGAGCAGCGCCACCAATGTGAGCCAGCAGATCCGGCGTCTCGAGAAAGCCGGAAAGAAAGGCCGGCTGCCCGAAACATTGACAGTCTTCATCAAATCCCATGACCCCTCCTGA
- a CDS encoding RHS repeat-associated core domain-containing protein, with translation MTYDYDALERPFMVTSANGVALRTVYDDLPDGTVRSRVLRVERRSAGGEVFLPVQMYHYHPQGSLGAGRPSRHIRADGTWTDYAYDLLGRVTFVSGSGTAPLRYGYDAYGHLSRLDTFRTTPTAGTESEGDATLWDYDPASGLLRDKTDALSNSANYLYDPATARLASRSWSRTNAQGAPVTAVYSYDDAGRLEGITYNDGTPAISHAYHPDGRLHTTTDAAGLHTYHYDGPNGALSGESISGGLLDGAVLSYGYHASNHRSDEVSWSWAGANRSTEHGFDAAGRLESVSAFGRQALYGYDPVSGRRTSLAYGNGGPEGIWEYDSLDRLKAVKWKRGTFPLTRHVYGFDSMDRRRSATRETGEQWRYGYNSRGEVIHAVKARHGGEDAPLRPGMQTGYDHDLAGNRKTLEEQGSDGPLVAAWTANEGNQITEREILPERWVLGVAAPEAALQVSGHDGGSPQREGWEFAVPAAKAQAAGVAEWKELEITASRAGPPPVTTEKEGSLWFAASPESLTYDADGNLTGDGRWTYEWTAENRLAAMETRADALAAGAPGKRLEFAYDAVGRRVAKRVLGFVSSGGTMTLEKELRYLYDGWNMIAEFQMGSGGAPALLRAYAWGNDISSDGQQAGGVGGLVYVEEAGGVTLTPCYDGNGNVTAYVEGVSGVVVSKHDYGAFGEKVWEERRRAGELPPLGFSTKYEDEETGLLYYGYRYYSPEMGRWISRDPIGERGGINLYGMVHNDPVNRVDVLGRQGWIPNYTPHVLQHLESLQLIHK, from the coding sequence GTGACCTATGACTATGATGCCCTGGAGCGTCCGTTCATGGTAACTTCAGCCAACGGGGTGGCCCTGCGCACCGTTTATGATGACCTGCCGGATGGCACCGTGCGCTCCCGTGTTTTGCGGGTGGAGCGCCGGTCGGCGGGTGGGGAGGTGTTTCTGCCGGTGCAGATGTACCATTACCATCCCCAGGGCAGCTTGGGGGCAGGCAGGCCGTCCCGTCACATCCGCGCGGACGGCACCTGGACGGACTATGCCTATGACCTCCTGGGCCGGGTGACCTTTGTCTCCGGCAGCGGCACGGCCCCGCTGCGCTACGGGTATGATGCCTACGGGCATCTCTCCCGGCTGGACACCTTCCGCACCACGCCCACAGCAGGCACGGAGAGCGAGGGGGATGCCACCCTTTGGGATTATGATCCCGCCAGCGGCCTGCTGCGAGACAAAACGGACGCATTGAGCAACTCCGCCAATTACCTTTATGATCCGGCCACCGCCCGCCTGGCGAGCCGGAGCTGGAGCCGGACCAATGCCCAAGGGGCTCCCGTGACGGCCGTTTACAGCTATGATGACGCCGGGCGGCTGGAGGGCATCACTTACAACGACGGCACGCCGGCCATCAGCCATGCCTATCATCCGGACGGACGGCTGCACACCACCACAGATGCAGCGGGCCTGCATACCTATCATTACGATGGGCCAAACGGCGCCCTGAGTGGCGAGAGCATCAGCGGCGGGTTGCTGGACGGGGCGGTGCTCAGCTATGGTTACCATGCCAGCAACCACCGTAGTGATGAGGTGTCGTGGAGCTGGGCGGGAGCAAACCGCAGCACGGAACACGGCTTTGATGCGGCAGGCCGCCTGGAGAGCGTCAGCGCCTTTGGCCGCCAGGCCCTTTACGGTTATGATCCGGTGAGCGGACGCCGCACCTCCCTGGCCTACGGCAATGGCGGCCCGGAGGGCATCTGGGAATATGACAGCCTGGACCGCCTGAAGGCGGTGAAGTGGAAGCGCGGAACCTTCCCCCTCACGCGCCATGTGTACGGGTTTGACTCAATGGACCGCCGCCGCAGCGCCACGCGTGAAACCGGGGAGCAGTGGCGTTATGGCTACAACTCGCGCGGAGAGGTCATCCACGCGGTGAAGGCGCGCCATGGGGGCGAAGACGCGCCGCTGCGTCCAGGGATGCAGACGGGTTATGACCACGATCTGGCAGGCAACCGGAAGACTCTGGAGGAACAAGGAAGCGACGGGCCGCTGGTGGCCGCCTGGACGGCCAATGAGGGCAACCAGATCACGGAACGTGAGATCCTGCCGGAGCGGTGGGTGCTGGGCGTGGCGGCACCGGAAGCTGCGCTGCAGGTCAGCGGCCACGATGGCGGATCGCCGCAGCGTGAGGGCTGGGAGTTTGCCGTGCCGGCAGCCAAGGCGCAGGCCGCCGGGGTGGCGGAGTGGAAGGAACTGGAAATCACGGCCAGCCGGGCCGGGCCACCGCCGGTGACCACGGAGAAGGAAGGCAGCCTGTGGTTCGCAGCCAGCCCGGAGAGCCTCACTTATGATGCAGACGGCAACCTGACCGGCGACGGCCGCTGGACCTATGAATGGACGGCGGAGAACCGCCTGGCGGCAATGGAAACCCGCGCCGACGCACTGGCGGCGGGAGCCCCCGGCAAGCGCCTGGAGTTTGCCTATGACGCCGTGGGCCGCCGGGTGGCCAAGCGGGTGCTGGGATTTGTGAGCAGCGGCGGAACAATGACGCTGGAAAAGGAACTGCGATATCTGTATGATGGCTGGAACATGATCGCCGAATTCCAGATGGGATCAGGAGGAGCACCCGCGCTGCTAAGGGCCTATGCCTGGGGCAACGACATCAGTTCTGACGGCCAGCAGGCCGGAGGCGTGGGAGGGCTGGTCTATGTGGAGGAAGCGGGCGGAGTGACGCTGACCCCGTGCTATGACGGCAACGGGAACGTAACCGCCTATGTGGAAGGAGTCAGCGGGGTGGTCGTGTCGAAGCACGACTACGGAGCCTTCGGCGAGAAGGTATGGGAGGAAAGACGGCGCGCAGGCGAGCTACCACCGCTGGGCTTTAGCACCAAGTATGAGGACGAGGAGACGGGGCTGCTGTATTACGGCTACCGGTATTACTCGCCGGAAATGGGCAGGTGGATCTCACGGGATCCGATTGGAGAACGCGGGGGAATCAACCTTTACGGGATGGTCCACAATGATCCGGTAAACAGGGTGGATGTGCTAGGCCGACAGGGATGGATACCAAACTATACCCCCCACGTACTCCAGCACCTGGAGAGCCTCCAATTAATTCACAAGTAA